In a single window of the Gossypium hirsutum isolate 1008001.06 chromosome A13, Gossypium_hirsutum_v2.1, whole genome shotgun sequence genome:
- the LOC107894855 gene encoding transcription factor MYB16 has translation MGRRLPLNGHKEVGLKRGPWTAEEDQILMAYIQQRGHGNWRALPEKAGLKRCGKSCRLRWINYLRPDIKRGKFNLQEEHTIIQLHALLGNRWSAMAAHLPKRTDNEIKNYWNTHLKKRLIKLGVDPMTHKPRTDAASFPSGSNLTHMAQWESARLEAEARLVRGSKQVVPNPIHPKNHLTLNHSQLRPRCLDVLQAWQGVVAGMFAFPTQDLGSPTSTLRLPAIGLNATSYTDCEMGFDDSLKYIENSNQMKEIEETITDGCIDEWFEDSFRVGNYESVPMAVDGSNCCGSVFDLVNSSPYGLSMLYDHNVMK, from the exons atggggcGGCGGCTGCCGTTGAATGGCCATAAGGAGGTGGGTTTGAAGAGAGGGCCGTGGACGGCTGAGGAAGACCAAATACTAATGGCTTACATTCAACAGCGTGGCCATGGTAACTGGCGTGCCTTGCCTGAGAAAGCTG GACTTAAACGATGTGGAAAGAGCTGTCGATTGAGGTGGATTAATTACCTAAGGCCTGATATCAAAAGAGGAAAGTTTAACTTACAAGAAGAACACACCATTATTCAACTCCATGCCCTTCTTGGAAACAG GTGGTCAGCAATGGCAGCTCACTTGCCAAAAAGAACAGACAATGAGATCAAGAACTATTGGAATACGCATCTCAAGAAAAGGCTGATAAAGCTTGGCGTTGATCCCATGACTCACAAGCCTCGTACAGATGCCGCAAGCTTCCCATCTGGTTCAAACTTAACCCACATGGCTCAGTGGGAGAGTGCTCGGCTGGAGGCTGAAGCTAGGTTGGTCCGTGGCTCCAAACAGGTCGTCCCAAACCCCATCCACCCAAAGAACCACCTTACCCTCAATCATAGTCAGCTCAGGCCCAGGTGCCTTGACGTACTCCAAGCATGGCAAGGCGTAGTTGCAGGCATGTTTGCCTTCCCCACCCAGGACCTTGGGTCCCCAACTTCAACGCTTAGGCTCCCTGCCATTGGACTGAATGCCACTAGCTACACAGATTGTGAAATGGGGTTTGATGACAGTTTGAAATACATTGAAAACTCGAACCAAATGAAAGAAATTGAGGAAACAATAACGGATGGCTGCATTGATGAATGGTTTGAGGACTCATTTAGGGTAGGAAATTATGAAAGTGTACCCATGGCTGTCGACGGTAGTAATTGCTGCGGGAGTGTATTCGATTTGGTGAATTCTTCACCATATGGTTTGTCTATGTTATATGATCATAATGTCATGAAATGA